ATCGAGACCGGGCCGCCGTCCAGGGCACCGCCGCCGTGCACGGTCAGCGGCAGCGCGCCGCGGCCGTCGTCGTCGATCCGGGCGCCGAGCTGGCGCAGCGCGTCGATGACGCCGTTCAGCGGGCGCTCGTAGGAGCGGGGGTCGCCGTCGAAGCGGACAGGGCCGTCGGCGAGCGCGGCGACCGGCGGCAGGAACCGCATCACCGTGCCCGCGTTGCCGACGTCGACCGTGGCCGGACCGCGCAGGCCCGTGGGGAGCACACGCCAGGCCTCGCCCGTGCCGTCGGGGCCCACGCCCTCCTCGATCTCGATCCCCATCGCGCGCAGCGCGCCCGCCATCAGCAGGGTGTCGCGCGAGCGCAGGGGGCGGCGCAGCCAGCCGGGCTCCGAGGCGAGGGAGGCGAGGACCAGGGCGCGGTTGGTGACCGACTTGGACCCGGGCACGTGGACCGTCGCGTCGACGGCTCCGCTCGCGTGCGGGGCGGGCCAGAGGGCGGTGTCTGCGGTGTTCGGGGCCATGCCTTTACTTTATAAGCAGGCCGTCGCCGGAGTGGGGCGCCGTCGGGGCCGGTCGCGCCCGCGCGGCGCAGCGGTGCCCGTCCCCGGTCACAGCTCCAGCAGCCAGCGCCCGCCGCCGATCAGCGAGCACAGCGACACCGCGTGGAACAGGAAGAACCACAGCGCCGCCGGTACGTGCGTCAGCCGTGACAGCTGGTCCGCGTCCGAGTCGCCCGCCCCGCCCCGCGCCCGCTTCGCCTGGAGTTCGAACGCCGGGCGCACCCCGCCGATCAGCAGGAACCACACCACCGCGTACGCGAACGCCGCCTGCACCTGGGGACCGGCCAGCCACGACACCAGGACGAACAGGCCGCCGGTGACGATCATCGTCAGGGCGCCGTAGGCGTTGCGGATCATCACGAGCATGGCCAGCAGCAGGGCCGTCGCCAGCCACAGCAGGAGCGTGATCCGGCCGGCGCCGAGCAGGGCCGCGCCGCCGAGGCCCAGCAGGGGCGGGGCGGTGTAGCCGGAGGCCGCGGTGAGGATCATGCCGATGCCGTACGGCTTGCCGCGGCTGACGGTCAGGCCGCTGGTGTCCGAGTGCAGCCGTATGCCCGTGAGGGTGCGGCCGCTGAGCAGGGCCACCAGTCCGTGGCCGCCCTCGTGGGCGATGGTGATGGCGTTGCGCGAGATGCGCCACAGGCCGTGCGGGACCACCACGGCGAGCGCGGCGACCAGAGTCGCGATCACCACCCACAGGTCGGGGTCGGGCTGGGTGCCGGACACCTCGTCCCAGAGGGAGGCGAGCGAGGCGGTTGCGGTGCTGTCCATGTGCGGCGATGGCTCCCTGTGGTCGGATGGAATCTGGCAGTGTGGCACGTATGTGCGGACGGTATGCGGCGAGTCGTAGGCCAGAGGATCTCGCAGGAATCTTTGAGATCGAGAAGTGGGAGCCCGAGGAGACCCTCGAGCCCGACTACAACGTGGCGCCCACCAAGGAGGTGTACGCCGTCCTGGACCGCCCCCTGAAAGACGCGGACGACCCGCGGCCGGTTCGCCAGCTGCGCACGCTGAAGTGGGGGCTCGTCCCGTCCTGGTCGAAGACCCCCGAGGGCGGCGCCCGGATGATCAACGCACGCGCGGAGACCGTCCACGAGAAGCCCTCCTACCGCCGTGCCTTCACCTCCCGGCGCTGCATCCTGCCCGCCGACGGCTATTACGAGTGGGTCACCGGCACGCAGGAGCGCGAGCTGGAGGTGGAGGGGAAGAAGAAGCGGCCCCGCAAGCAGCCGTACTTCGTGACCCCGGCGGACGGGTCGGTCTTCGCGATGGCCGGGCTGTACGAGTTCTGGCGGGACCGGACGCTGCCGGACGACCACCCGCAGGCCTGGTGGGTGACCTGTTCCGTCATCACCACCGAGGCCGAGCAGAGCCCGCTCGCCGTCGCCCCGGCCGAGGGGCCGCGGGCGCTGGCCGACATCCACCCCCGGATGCCGCTGATGCTCACGCCCGACCGTTGGGACGCCTGGCTCGACCCCTCCCGCACGGACGCCGACGACCTGCGCGAGCTGCTCGCCCCGCCGCCCGCCGGGCTGATGCGCGCCTACCCCGTCACCACGGCCGTCAGCAACGTCCGCAACAACGGACCGGACCTGCTGAAGGAGCTGGAAGGGCCCGAAGAGGGCACACTCTTCTGACGTGACGCATGTGACCGATGTGACCAGCGGGGCGAACGTGGCCGAGGAGAACACCGAGACCGTCGAGACCGAGGCCGGAACCGCGC
This genomic stretch from Streptomyces sp. Go-475 harbors:
- a CDS encoding M50 family metallopeptidase is translated as MDSTATASLASLWDEVSGTQPDPDLWVVIATLVAALAVVVPHGLWRISRNAITIAHEGGHGLVALLSGRTLTGIRLHSDTSGLTVSRGKPYGIGMILTAASGYTAPPLLGLGGAALLGAGRITLLLWLATALLLAMLVMIRNAYGALTMIVTGGLFVLVSWLAGPQVQAAFAYAVVWFLLIGGVRPAFELQAKRARGGAGDSDADQLSRLTHVPAALWFFLFHAVSLCSLIGGGRWLLEL
- a CDS encoding SOS response-associated peptidase, with product MCGRYAASRRPEDLAGIFEIEKWEPEETLEPDYNVAPTKEVYAVLDRPLKDADDPRPVRQLRTLKWGLVPSWSKTPEGGARMINARAETVHEKPSYRRAFTSRRCILPADGYYEWVTGTQERELEVEGKKKRPRKQPYFVTPADGSVFAMAGLYEFWRDRTLPDDHPQAWWVTCSVITTEAEQSPLAVAPAEGPRALADIHPRMPLMLTPDRWDAWLDPSRTDADDLRELLAPPPAGLMRAYPVTTAVSNVRNNGPDLLKELEGPEEGTLF